The nucleotide window GACGCCTGGTACACGACCGTTGGGTCTCCCGGGAACGTCGCCAGTTCGAGTATCGCAGTGATGGCACGCTCACGGTCGAATCCGAACCGCTCTTCGACCAGAAACAGTTCGACGAACGTCGCCAGCGAGACGGTGAGTTCCCCCTCGTGTTCGTCGAGAATCCGCTCGGCACGGGCGGCGAGCCAGTCGTCGTCTTTCAGGAGTGCCAGCCAGAAGTCGAGATCAGCGTACATGTTCGCTGCTCTCGTCGCGTGCCGTCTCGCTGGCTGCGGCTTCGAGTTCGTCGAGTGACGCCGAACGGAGCTCCGCCGATCCGGCGGCGCGGAGTGCCTCCACTGGGTCGTCCGGGATCGGAACGAGTTTGATGCCG belongs to Halobaculum sp. MBLA0143 and includes:
- a CDS encoding PIN domain-containing protein: MYADLDFWLALLKDDDWLAARAERILDEHEGELTVSLATFVELFLVEERFGFDRERAITAILELATFPGDPTVVYQASQNVERGLSPFDAFHAALSEGRIVSSDGVYDDLGGVTRIQLDPDE
- a CDS encoding AbrB/MazE/SpoVT family DNA-binding domain-containing protein, producing the protein MTSELQTDERGRVTIPKETREQYGDRFRLVELDNGIKLVPIPDDPVEALRAAGSAELRSASLDELEAAASETARDESSEHVR